The Lacticaseibacillus pabuli region TGCCAAAGTTTTGTGGGCCGAATGCCACGTCACGCTGTACGGTTGATTCAAACAGCTGGCTCTCCGCAAACTGGAAGACCATCCCGACTTGCTGCCGCAGCGGCTTAAGATGCTTGTTAGAGGTCGAGCTGGTGATTTCGCGGTCGCCAATCCGTACCGTACCCTGCGTCGGTTTCAGCAAGGCGTTCAAATGCTGGAGCAATGTCGACTTACCTGAACCCGTGTGTCCGATAATCGCGGTATATTCACCGCCACGAATAGTAAACGAGACATCGTCCAGGCCAAGACTAGCCATGGGCGTTCCCGCCTGGTAAGTGTAGCTTACATGGTCGAAGACAATGTCCACAGGTAATCCACCAACCCTTCCTCACTTAAATAGTCAGACGGCATATCCAGGCCGTGTGCCCGCAAACCTTCCTTCAGTCGTTCGGCATAAGGCACATCAAGACCGTATTTTGCGAGTTGCGACCCGCTAGCAAAAATTTGTGCCGGACTCCCGGTCTGAACAACGTGTCCGTTGTCCAAGACAATCACATCGTCTGCACGCGCCGCCTCTTGCAAATCATGGGTGATTGACAGCACGGTGAGATTCATCTGGTCTTTCAACTCATGAATCAGGTTCACGACATCCCGCCGGCCAGCCGGATCCAACATCGATGTCGCCTCATCTAGAATGAGAACCTGAGGACGCTGCGCAACAACGCCCGCAATCGCAACCCGTTGCTTTTGCCCGCCAGACAAATGTGCTGGTTCACGGTTGGCAAACTCCGACATTTTGACCGTCTTGAGGGCATCCGCAACCCGCTGAATCATCTCATCACGCGGGACTGCCCGATTTTCAAGGCCAAATGCCACGTCATCGGCGACAGTCGCCCCCACAAACTGGTTGTCGGGGTTCTGGAAAACTATCCCGACTTGCGCCCGAATGTCCCAGACGGTCTGCTCGCTCAGCGTCATCCCGGCAATTTGGATTTGACCCGCACTAGGCTCAAGGAGACCGAGCATATTTTTGGCCAGGGTGCTCTTGCCGCTCCCATTATGGCCAATGACAGCCACCCAGTCGCCAGCCTCGACCTGAAGACTAACATCATCGAGGGCGGGTTGTTGCGCCTCGGGATAGGTATAGCTCAAGTTATTAATTTGAATAATCTTGCTCATCGGTGCTAGCCTCCTGTCACGAATATTTAAAACACCTAATTTTATCACAGACTTAGACCATGCGTCCGCCACACGCAACAGATGTCACGTTATCAATCGGAAACAAAAAGGGGTCTACACTTTTTGGTGTTGAAATCATTCAGCCAAATCGTGTGGATCCTTTTTTCGAAAACAAAAAGGGCATCCGCCCTCATTACTAGTGCTATTCTTTAAGCGACGAAACCTAAGAAAGCTGGTAATGAACAGATGTCCCAAACTGATAATATACTTAAACTCCTTGAAATTCCAGACACTAACATCACGGTGCAGGGCATTTATCAAGAATTACGCGGGCGTGGCGCCGGACGCAAACGGGTTCAGGTGATTACGGCGACCTTGTCCTACGGCCTAGCCCAGTGTCCTACTTGTGGTTTCAACACCTTGCATCCGAACGGTCACAAGCGGACTCACATCAAGGTTAAGGGTGCCACGGATAAACCAATTATCATTGATCTTAATAAGCAGCGCTGGCGTTGCGCAAACTGTCAAAGCACCACCATGGCGACCACTCCGCTCGTAGCCCGTGGTCACGCAATTGCCAACAACATGAGTGCCTATGTCATGAAACTACTCAAACTTGGAACACCGGTCACGCACGTTGCCATGGTCACTGGCATCTCAGCGTCTTCGGTTCAACGTATTTACCAACATGAACTGAGACTAACGCCGGCCAAGCATTTACCCATGCATTTGGCCTTTGATGAATTCCGGTCAGTAGCTGGTCGCTTTGCGTTCATTTGTATCGATAGCGACTCACACCGGTTGGTCACCATGTTAGACAATCGCTGGAATAAAACCATCAAGGAGTTCTTCATGAATCGGTATTCTAAGGCCGAACGTGAGGCAGTCCAGAGCGTATCGATGGATATGAACGCGGCCTATCAAGCGATTATTCCAGAAGTGTTCCCCAAAGCCCAAATTATCATTGATCGATTCCACATTATTCAGCTACTCGGTCGAGCCCTGGATCAGGTGCGGGTCAGTGCCCTGAGGGAACTGAAGAACCATAGTAGCCGGCAATACAAAGTTCTCAAAGCCGATTGGCGTTTATTCCACAAAACAAATCCCGAAGGCCAGCAACGTACATTCCATCAGGCATTGAAGGAACAACAAACTGATTATGAACTGATGGAAATTGGCCTCAAAGATCAGCCCACATTACGCGTAGTGTATGAAGAGTACCAAGCCCTCCATGAGGCCATCATGGGGCACCATACAAAACGTGTGACTCGAATCCTCCGGTCCTATCGAGACAATAAATCGCCATTGGATGTCGCCGTGCATACACTTGTTAAAAATATGTCGGGTGTGCTGGCAGCAGTCACCGCGGAATACTCTAATGGTCCCATCGAAGGTATTAACCGGCGGATTAAGTGTTTGAAACGGTCGTGTTATGGCTTTAAGAACCCGATGAACATGTTCTTAAGAACCTATCAACTCTTCGCATAACAAAATACAGCCCTCCAAAGGAGAGCTGCATCAGTACTAGTAAATTGGAATCAACACCGTTTGACGAAGACCCACAAAAAGCGCCCGCTCTCGCGGACGCATTATGTAAAATCATTTGAGATGGAGGACCGGGTTGCCTCGGTACTCGCAAGCTAGACTAAGAGGATTACTCCCGGCGCGGGATGCGCCCTACCCAACCAGGGATTGAACGGGTAGCCATCATCGTAACGCTCCATCGATCAAATGATCAAAGTGAACCAGCCAAACGAGGGTCAGTTCGTTTTACTTTGTGGACGCGCGATTGCTCGTTCGTCCGCTTGGTTAGTCCGGGGGGAATCCGGACCGGGACCAAAGCCCCAAAGTAAGGTCAGTATGCTAAGCACGCCAACCGGCAGTACTAAACGAGCTCGATGATAACCATTGGTGCAGCGTCACCACGACGAGGGCTCGTCTTGAGAATACGGGTGTAACCACCTTTGCGGTCAGCGTAACGCGGTGCAACATCGCTAAAAAGCTTCTGCAGAGCGGACTGAACAACAACAGTGTCATCCTTGTCAATCACGTTAGCAACTTCCTTACGAATGAAGGCAGCTGCCTGACGACGTGCATGGAGATCTCCACGCTTGCCGAGAGTGATCATTTTTTCAGTCGTTGAACGTACTTCCTTAGCGCGAGCTTCGGTAGTGATGATACGTTCGTTGATAATTAGGTCAGTAGTAAGGTCACGGAGAAGTGCCTTACGCTGGGAACTGGTACGTCCCAATTTCCGGTAACTCATTAATTTTGGCCTCCTTTACGAATTAGTCATCCTGGCGCAGACTGAGACCCAAGTCGGAAAGCTTGTTCTTAACTTCCTCAAGAGACTTGCGACCCAAATTGCGCACCTTCATCATTTCAGCTTCAGTCTTATCGGTGAGTTCCTGAACCGTGTTGATACCAGCACGCTTCAAGCAGTTGTAAGAACGCACGGAAAGGTCAAGCTCTTCGATTGTCATCTCGAGCATCTTTTCCTTGTGATCTTCTTCCTTCTCAACCATGACTTCGGTGTTCTTAGCTTCGTCAGTCAGGTCCACGAAGATTGACAGGTGTTCTGTCAAAATCTTTGCGGCCAGGGCGATTGCTTCGCGTGGGTTAATTGAACCATTAGTCCAAACGTCGAGCGTGAGCTTATCAAAGTCACTCCGACGACCAACACGTGCGCTTTCAACCTGGTAGTTAACCCGGCTAATTGGGGTAAAAATCGAGTCAACAGCGATAACGCCAATTGGCATGTCATCGTCCTTGTTCTGATCAGCTGGAACGTAGCCACGTCCCGTCTTCACATTCATCCGCATGTGCAATGAAGCACCTTCAGCTACTGTGCAGATGTACTGCTCAGGGTTAAGGACATCGACATCAGCATCAGTCTTGATATCGGCTGCCGTAACAGTCGCAGGACCTTCAATGTTAATTTCAGCTGTCTTATCGTCATCACCGTGCATCTTCAAAGCAAGCTTCTTGATGTTAAGGATGATTTGGGTGACGTCCTCGAGCACCCCATCGATTGTGGAGAACTCGTGGAGCACGCCGTCAATCTGGATGCTTGAGACCGCGGCCCCAGGCAAAGATGAAAGTAAAATTCGCCGCAACGAATTGCCGAGTGTTGTACCATACCCGCGTTCGAGTGGCTCAATGACAAACTTCCCGTAGTTGCTGTTTTCTTCAACCTTGGTGATGTTTGGCTTTTCAAATTCGATCATCTAAAGTGTACCCCTTTCAGAACGAGAGTGTCGTCAGCTTACCCAATCTCCAAATGAGACATACGGGCATGCGAACTACACCCGACGCCGCTTTGGAGGACGAGAACCGTTGTGAGGCACTGGCGTAACATCGCGGATAGCGGTGACGTCGATACCAGCAGCTGCAATCGCACGGATAGCAGCTTCACGGCCTGAACCTGGTCCCTTAACAGCTACTTCAACGGACTTCATACCGTGTTCCATAGCTTCTTTGGCTGCAGCTTCTGCGGCCATTTGGGCAGCAAATGGTGTGGACTTACGGGAACCCTTGAAACCAAGAGCACCAGCGGAAGACCAAGCAATTGCGTTACCCTGAGGATCAGTGATCATAACCAGGGTGTTGTTGAAAGTGGAGTGGATGTGAGCGACACCGGCTTCGATGTGCTTACGAACACGACGCTTACGTGTTGTCTTACGTGTTGCCATCTAATACAGACCTCCTTTACTTCTTCTTCCCGGCAATGGTAGTTTTCTTACCTTTGCGGGTACGAGCGTTGTTCTTGGTATGCTGACCGCGAACTGGAAGACCCTTACGGTGACGGATGCCACGGTAAGCGCCAATTTCCATGAGCCGCTTGATGTTGAGGTTAACTTCACGACGAAGGTCACCTTCGACGCGGATGTTATCAACACCTTGGCGGATCTTATCTTCCTGGTCTGGTGTAAGGTCAGAAACGCGAACGGTCTCTGGAACACCGGCATCAGCCAGAACCTTCTTAGCAGTCGTGTTGCCGATACCGTAAATGTAAGTCAGACCAATTACGATCTGCTTGTTACGGGGCAAGTCGACACCTGCGATACGAGCCATGTTATGACACCTCCTATAATTTTAGATTATGAGCCCTGACGCTGCTTGTGCTTTGGGTTTGCGGAGCAAATAATCATAACGCGACCCTTGCGGCGTACAACTTTGCAGTGCTCGCACATTTTCTTAACTGATGGACGTACTTTCATTGTTGTTAAAGCCTCCTGTCTTGGCTACTTGAAACGGTAGGTGATTCGGCCTTTCGTCAGGTCGTACGGTGACAGTTCAACTGTCACACGGTCACCTGGCAGAATCCGAATATAATGCATACGAATTTTGCCGGAGACGTGGGCCAAAACCTTGGCACCATTCTCAAGCTCGACTTGGAACATCGCGTTGGGTAGGTTATCCACCACGGTGCCCTGAATTTCAATGACATCGTCTTTTGCCACGGAACTTTTTCCTCCTCGTCCGATTGGTCAATATACAATAGCGCCCAATATGCTTGGACTTAGACCTTGTGACGCACTGAGACAGTGTATCACATTCTTGACGCGTTGAAAACAAGTAGGTCCGGGAGCGGCGATGCCACCCTCGAATTACTTGTGTGCTTCAAGGATTGAATTAATTTCTGCGAATACCGCGTCAATGTCCTGATCACCATTTACTGTGAACAGCAACTTACGGTCAGCGTAGAAATCAAGCAGGGGCGTGTTCATCTCAATGTTGACCTTGAGGCGGTTCTGGACGGTTTCTGGCTTGTCGTCATCACGCTGGAAGAACTCGTGACCACCGCAGCGGTCACATGTTCCTTCAACTTTAGGCATGTGGTACAGCTTGTTATAAGTTGCACCGCAAGTCTTACAGATGAAGCGAGCGGAAAGCCGCTCACCCAGAATCGCTGGATCAACGTCAATGTTGATAACGGCATCAAGGGGCTTCTTCAGGTCAGCGGCAATTGTTTCCAATGCTTCGGCCTGTGCAATCGTCCGGGGGAAACCGTCTAACATGTAGCCGTTTTCCGTATCCTTCTCTTGCAAACGCTCCTTAACCAGTCCCTCAGTAACTTCGTCCGGAACAAGTGAACCAGAGTCCATGTAAGACTTGGCTTGCTTGCCGAGCTCAGTTCCGTTGGCCATAGCCGCACGGAACATGTCACCTGTACTGATGTGGGCAATTGGGTACTTGTCCACGATTTTTTCTGCCTGAGTACCTTTACCAGCACCAGGCAACCCCATAAGAATGAGATTCACTTTGGTATCCTCCGCTTTCAGTCTACTTCTTGATTAGGTCTTCACGGATGAAGCCGACGTACTCGCGCTTCATCACTAACCCGTTGATCTGACGTGCCAGTTCAATGGCGGTCATGACCACAATCAGAAGACTAGTACCACCAAGACCGATTGACTGTGGCAAGCCCCAGAGTGCTGCTGCAAGCTGCGGAAGCAGTGCGACAAGACCCAGGAACAAAGCGCCGACAGTTGACAGTCGCATCAGAACACTTGTGAGATATTTCTCCGTGTTCTTACCAGGCCAAACACCTGGAATGTAACTGCCTTGTTTGGTCAAGTTCTCCGCAACCTTTTCAGGGTTAACCTGAACGAAGGCGTAGAAGAAGGTGAACAGGACAATCAGAATGGTGTAGACTACAATCCCCGCTGGTTTCTGCATGCTGAAAATGTTAGTCAAAGCGATGTACCAGCCGTCGCTGCCGTGTGTCTTCTGGAACGCCATCAGAATTGTCTGAGGCGTTACGATGAATGAACTGGCAAAGATAACTGGGATAACACCGGCAACGTTAATCTTCAGGGGCAAGTAGGAGTTATCTCCTGCACTTGTCACGCGACGGGTGTACTGAATCGGAATCTTGCGGTTAGCTTGCTGGAACCAGGTGACAAAAGTAATCACGATGATAATGAGCAAAGCGAGTGCCAGCAAGAACAAAGCACCCTTCCAACGGTCTGACGGGTTGTTGTTTACGATTTGATCGGTCCACAACTGCGAAATACCTTGAGGAAGGCGGGCAATAATACCCGCGAAGATGATAAGGGAAATCCCGTTACCGAGACCCTTATCGGTGATTTGTTCACCCATCCAGGTTAGCAACATCGTGCCACCCGTCAGGATAATACCGAGAACAATGTACGTGCTGATGCTAGGGTTCTTCACCAAACCAAATTGGGAAAGAGCCTGGAAACCAGCGGTAATCCCGATAGCTTGGAACAGCCCCAAGAAAATCGTGAGGTAACGGGTCCATTGGTTCAGCTTACGCCGGCCAACTTCACCTTGCTTACTCCATTCAACGAACTTGGGAACAATATCCATTTGCAACAACTGAATCACAATCTGTGCGGTGATGTATGGTGAAACCCCCATCGCGAAGATGGAGTAGTTTGACAATCCACCACCACTAACTGTGTCCAGAATTGAGATCAGCCCGGTTGAGCCGATCTTAGTCAATGCGGCGGCGTTAATGCCGGGCACTGAGATTTGAGCCCCTAAGCGATAAACCAGTAAAACGAGCAAGGTGAAGAGCAACTTTTTACGGATGTCCTTAACCGTAAGCGCGTTTTTGAGGGTCGCAATCATTAGATCACCTCAATCGAACCGCCTGCAGCGACGACAGCGTCTTGCGCTGCCTTGGATGCCTTAGCTACTTTGATAGAAAGCTTCTTGTCAAGCTGACCGTTACCGAGCAACTTAATGCCGTCGCGTTCGTTCTTAACAAGGCCTGCTTCAACGAGCATAGCTGAGTTAACTTCAGTGCCATCATCAAAACGGTTAAGGTCGCCCAGGTTAACTACGGCGTATACCTTGCGGTTAATGTTGTTAAAGCCGCGCTTTGGCATACGACGGAAGAGTGGCATCTGGCCACCTTCGAAACCGAGACGGGTCTTACCACCCTGGCGAGCAAGCTGACCCTTAGTACCACGACCAGCAGTCTTACCCTGACCGCTAGAAGTACCACGGCCAAGACGCTTGATGGAATGACGGGAGCCTTCACTTGGTGTCAATTCGTGCAGTTTCATGAAAATTCGCACCTCCTTGTTCTAGGTTATAAATTAGTCCTTAATTTCCTCGACGGAAACAAGGTGGGAAATCTGGAAGATAACACCGCGGGTAGCGGCGTTGTCTGGCTTGATAACAGAACTGTTAACACGGCCAAGACCGATTTCCTTGACGATTTTGCGTTGCTTAGGCAGACGGTGAACCGCGCTCTTAATCAACGTAATCTTCAATTGAGCCATTGTTGTCTACCTCCTAGTCTTGCAGGTGCGCAACGGACACACCACGGAGATCCGCAACGTCTTGAGCAGTCTTAAGCTGTGTAAGACCATCAATCGTAGCACGGATCATGTTGATAGCGGTGTTCCGTCCGAGGGACTTGCTGGTAACATCATTGATGCCGGCGAGTTCCATAACGGCACGAACTGCACCACCAGCGGCAACCCCAGAACCTTCAACGGCTGGCTTCAGCATAACTTCACCAGCACCGTAATGACCGAGAACTTCGTGAGGAATAGTAGTACCCA contains the following coding sequences:
- a CDS encoding ISL3 family transposase; amino-acid sequence: MSQTDNILKLLEIPDTNITVQGIYQELRGRGAGRKRVQVITATLSYGLAQCPTCGFNTLHPNGHKRTHIKVKGATDKPIIIDLNKQRWRCANCQSTTMATTPLVARGHAIANNMSAYVMKLLKLGTPVTHVAMVTGISASSVQRIYQHELRLTPAKHLPMHLAFDEFRSVAGRFAFICIDSDSHRLVTMLDNRWNKTIKEFFMNRYSKAEREAVQSVSMDMNAAYQAIIPEVFPKAQIIIDRFHIIQLLGRALDQVRVSALRELKNHSSRQYKVLKADWRLFHKTNPEGQQRTFHQALKEQQTDYELMEIGLKDQPTLRVVYEEYQALHEAIMGHHTKRVTRILRSYRDNKSPLDVAVHTLVKNMSGVLAAVTAEYSNGPIEGINRRIKCLKRSCYGFKNPMNMFLRTYQLFA
- the rpmJ gene encoding 50S ribosomal protein L36 — its product is MKVRPSVKKMCEHCKVVRRKGRVMIICSANPKHKQRQGS
- the secY gene encoding preprotein translocase subunit SecY, producing MIATLKNALTVKDIRKKLLFTLLVLLVYRLGAQISVPGINAAALTKIGSTGLISILDTVSGGGLSNYSIFAMGVSPYITAQIVIQLLQMDIVPKFVEWSKQGEVGRRKLNQWTRYLTIFLGLFQAIGITAGFQALSQFGLVKNPSISTYIVLGIILTGGTMLLTWMGEQITDKGLGNGISLIIFAGIIARLPQGISQLWTDQIVNNNPSDRWKGALFLLALALLIIIVITFVTWFQQANRKIPIQYTRRVTSAGDNSYLPLKINVAGVIPVIFASSFIVTPQTILMAFQKTHGSDGWYIALTNIFSMQKPAGIVVYTILIVLFTFFYAFVQVNPEKVAENLTKQGSYIPGVWPGKNTEKYLTSVLMRLSTVGALFLGLVALLPQLAAALWGLPQSIGLGGTSLLIVVMTAIELARQINGLVMKREYVGFIREDLIKK
- the rpsK gene encoding 30S ribosomal protein S11, whose translation is MATRKTTRKRRVRKHIEAGVAHIHSTFNNTLVMITDPQGNAIAWSSAGALGFKGSRKSTPFAAQMAAEAAAKEAMEHGMKSVEVAVKGPGSGREAAIRAIAAAGIDVTAIRDVTPVPHNGSRPPKRRRV
- the rplO gene encoding 50S ribosomal protein L15, which translates into the protein MKLHELTPSEGSRHSIKRLGRGTSSGQGKTAGRGTKGQLARQGGKTRLGFEGGQMPLFRRMPKRGFNNINRKVYAVVNLGDLNRFDDGTEVNSAMLVEAGLVKNERDGIKLLGNGQLDKKLSIKVAKASKAAQDAVVAAGGSIEVI
- the rpsE gene encoding 30S ribosomal protein S5, with translation MANYIDPNQLELEDTVVSINRVTKVVKGGRRLRFAVIAIVGDKAGHVGFGTGKAQEVPEAIRKAVENAKKNLIEVPLVGTTIPHEVLGHYGAGEVMLKPAVEGSGVAAGGAVRAVMELAGINDVTSKSLGRNTAINMIRATIDGLTQLKTAQDVADLRGVSVAHLQD
- the rplQ gene encoding 50S ribosomal protein L17; protein product: MSYRKLGRTSSQRKALLRDLTTDLIINERIITTEARAKEVRSTTEKMITLGKRGDLHARRQAAAFIRKEVANVIDKDDTVVVQSALQKLFSDVAPRYADRKGGYTRILKTSPRRGDAAPMVIIELV
- a CDS encoding energy-coupling factor ABC transporter ATP-binding protein, translated to MSKIIQINNLSYTYPEAQQPALDDVSLQVEAGDWVAVIGHNGSGKSTLAKNMLGLLEPSAGQIQIAGMTLSEQTVWDIRAQVGIVFQNPDNQFVGATVADDVAFGLENRAVPRDEMIQRVADALKTVKMSEFANREPAHLSGGQKQRVAIAGVVAQRPQVLILDEATSMLDPAGRRDVVNLIHELKDQMNLTVLSITHDLQEAARADDVIVLDNGHVVQTGSPAQIFASGSQLAKYGLDVPYAERLKEGLRAHGLDMPSDYLSEEGLVDYLWTLSSTM
- the infA gene encoding translation initiation factor IF-1; the encoded protein is MAKDDVIEIQGTVVDNLPNAMFQVELENGAKVLAHVSGKIRMHYIRILPGDRVTVELSPYDLTKGRITYRFK
- a CDS encoding adenylate kinase, which produces MNLILMGLPGAGKGTQAEKIVDKYPIAHISTGDMFRAAMANGTELGKQAKSYMDSGSLVPDEVTEGLVKERLQEKDTENGYMLDGFPRTIAQAEALETIAADLKKPLDAVINIDVDPAILGERLSARFICKTCGATYNKLYHMPKVEGTCDRCGGHEFFQRDDDKPETVQNRLKVNIEMNTPLLDFYADRKLLFTVNGDQDIDAVFAEINSILEAHK
- the rpmD gene encoding 50S ribosomal protein L30, which codes for MAQLKITLIKSAVHRLPKQRKIVKEIGLGRVNSSVIKPDNAATRGVIFQISHLVSVEEIKD
- the rpsM gene encoding 30S ribosomal protein S13; this translates as MARIAGVDLPRNKQIVIGLTYIYGIGNTTAKKVLADAGVPETVRVSDLTPDQEDKIRQGVDNIRVEGDLRREVNLNIKRLMEIGAYRGIRHRKGLPVRGQHTKNNARTRKGKKTTIAGKKK
- a CDS encoding DNA-directed RNA polymerase subunit alpha translates to MIEFEKPNITKVEENSNYGKFVIEPLERGYGTTLGNSLRRILLSSLPGAAVSSIQIDGVLHEFSTIDGVLEDVTQIILNIKKLALKMHGDDDKTAEINIEGPATVTAADIKTDADVDVLNPEQYICTVAEGASLHMRMNVKTGRGYVPADQNKDDDMPIGVIAVDSIFTPISRVNYQVESARVGRRSDFDKLTLDVWTNGSINPREAIALAAKILTEHLSIFVDLTDEAKNTEVMVEKEEDHKEKMLEMTIEELDLSVRSYNCLKRAGINTVQELTDKTEAEMMKVRNLGRKSLEEVKNKLSDLGLSLRQDD